The Spirosoma oryzicola region ATCTGGCTGTCGGAAGTAATTCTCCAGCAAACCCGTGTAGCGCAGGGAAAACCTTACTATGAACGGTTCCTGAAGACCTATCCAACAGTACAGGACATGGCCCGTGCTGATGAGCGCGAATTGCTTCGACTCTGGCAAGGGCTTGGGTATTACTCCCGTGCTCGAAATCTGCACCAGACAGCCCGTTACGTAACGGACGAACTTAATGGAAAGTTTCCGGACACCTATCATGATCTGTTGAAAATGAAGGGCATAGGCGTGTATACCGCTGCCGCCGTTGCTTCGTTTGCTTTTGGTGAGCGGGTACCCGTTGTAGACGGCAATGTGTATCGGGTGCTCGCCCGCGTGTTTGGTATCAACGAGGACATCACGACAACGGGAGCTAAGAAGACATTTGCGGCACTGGCGACTCGTCTGATTCAACAGGCTAACGATCCGGCAACGTACAATCAGGCTATTATGGAGTTTGGTGCCATTCAGTGCACGCCCGTAGCGCCCGACTGCCTGCTATGTCCGGTTCAGCAGCAGTGTGTAGCGTATCTGACCGGTCAGCAACATCGCTTACCCGTCAAGGCAAAAAAGGCTCCCGTTCGCGAGCGCTATTTTCAGTATCTGATTTTTAGAAATGGCGATAAGGTAGCCATGCGTGAACGTACTGACCGGGATATCTGGCAAAATCTGTACGATTTTTGTTTGATTGAGACGGATGAACCTAAAGCGATGTTACGCGATCTGCCGCTGCCTAACTTAGTGAACGAATTGGTAATGCAAGGCGTTTTTGCCACTATGCCGACCGAAGCAACGCAACTGCTGTCGCACCAGCGGATCAAGGCAACATTCTATGAAATCGACTTACCCGACAAGCTTGCAGACCAGTTGCCTATGGGCTTACAATGGTACTCAACAAGTGAAGCGGGGCAGTTGCCCAAGCCCGTATTAATAACGAACTATTTGGAGAAATCCCTTGGATAAGTGCGTTGATTTCAGTATCTTTAATCTCATTAAACCCAGCGAAATTTTCGCACGTAACTAATAAAACGATACATATGGCAAGCCTTAACAAAGTAATTATTATTGGTAATGTGGGCAATGATCCGGAAGTACGCTACCTGGATGGCGGTTCCGTTGTTGCCAAATTCAGCGTTGCCACTAATGAGCGATATACCACTCGTACCGGTGAACAGGTTGAGTCAACGGAGTGGTTCCGGGTTGAGGTCTGGAATGATCAGGCAAAAACAATTGAAAAATACGTGCGCAAGGGGCAGCAGATTTATGTCGAAGGCCGCCTGCGGACAGAAACCTATACAGATCGGGAAGGTAAAGAGCGGTTCTCGCTCGGCGTTCGTGCTACTACATTTCAATTTTTAAGTGGCCCGAATGATCGTCAGGACGGTGCTTCGTATGAAGCGCCCGCTCAGCAGTCGGCTCCGGCTCCCCGTCAGCAGCCTGTTGCTCAAGCCGCACCAGCACCTCGTCCGCAGGCCGCTCCGGCACCGCAGCCAGCCGCAGCGCCCGAACGTCGTAGGCAACCCGATCCGGTGCCTTTTGAGAGCAACAGTGGCGACGACGATTTGCCGTTCTAAACTGCTCAACGCTCTATTGTTGAACGAGATCTGATATACATGGACCCCAGTAGTGATCCTCTTCCTCGACAGGTGCTTTCAGCCGCTGATGGCTGGAGCACCTATTTTGATTTATACGCACCTTACGCGGCCCTAATTTTGCTGCTTCTGGTTCTGGCTGGTCTAGTATCCGCTTCCGAAGCTGCTTTTTTCTCTCTTTCCCCGGACGATCGTGCTCAATGCCGGAGCAGCGTTCAGCCCAGTGATCAACGAATTGCCAATCTACTTGACCGTCCCAAACGGCTGTTGGCATCGCTGGTTATTTTCAATAATCTATTAAATATCGCCATTGTTGTTATCGTCACGTATTTGACGTGGGAGTTTCTGGAAGCATACCATGCCTCGGGCTGGATACTTTCCGGTGTAACTCTGGTGGTTACATTGGCAATTGTTTTGTTTGGCGAGATTGTACCTAAAGTATATGCTAGCCAGAACAACATAACCGTTGCCCGACGAACAGCCCCGCTGGCACAAATCGGGCTAGCTGTCTTTCGGCCCCTAGCGATGCTACTTGTCAACTTCAGCAACCAGATTGACCGACGAGTTGAACGCCGGGGGTACAAATTGTCCGTCGAAGAGCTTAGCCAGGCTGTCGAATTAACGGGCACGAATGCTACAACCGAAGAGAAGGAAATACTTAAAGGTATTGTCAATTTCAGTAATCTGACGGCTCGGCAGGTGATGCGGGCCCGACTTGATATCTCAGCCATAGAAGATGACCTTACTTTCTCTGAGCTGATGACGCAGATCAATGCCTCGGGCTATTCGCGAGTACCTGTTTACAAAGAGTCATTGGACCAGATTGAAGGTATCCTTTACATAAAAGACTTGCTTCCACATCTTCACGAAGATGATTCCTTTCAATGGCAGACGCTGGTGCGACCCGCGTTCTTTATCCCTGAGAACAAGAAAGTGGACGATCTGCTACAGGACTTTCAGAAACGTCGCGTTCACATGGCCGTTGTGGTGGACGAATACGGTGGAACGCGTGGTCTGGTAACATTGGAAGACATCATCGAAGAAATTTTTGGCGATATCAACGATGAGTTCGATGATGAAACCCCCCTTGGTTATCGGCGTGAAGACGAGCGGACAGTGGTATTCGAAGGTAAGGTTCCTATCACTGACGTGTGCCGTGTGCTAAACGTAGACGCTACCACTTTTGAGTCTGTGCAGGGAGATAGTGAATCGTTGGGCGGGTTGTTACTCGAACTGTTTAGTCGGTTGCCCAAGTCCGGCGACGAAACAACTTACGCTGGCTTTACTTTCCACGTGTTATCGGCAGACGACAAGCGGATCAATGAAGTCCGGGTTACGAAAGATGACGCCGTTGAAGTTAGCTGAAAGATCAACACGCTACAATCTTGTTAAACCCAAAGACCTTTGCCGCGATTATAGTCTTCGCCGATGCGTTGGATGTCGCTGGCTGAATAGGTAAGAAAGTTCTTGGCACGTAACTGGCGGAGCCGCTGTTTTTCAACCCAAGACAATTTACCGTCCACCAGCACACCAAAAACAATTAGTCGCTCAAGACTTCTGCGTACTTCGTCGGGAGCGTTGGCTGCCTGCTCAACAAAATGCCCTGTCAATGTAACGTTTGTCCGTAAGTTGAACCGATCAACCAGCGTCTCTGTGAGTAGAAAGTGGGCGTAGTTGTACTGACGTTTCAGAATAGCCACGTATTGCAACGCTTCTAGTATGAGGGGACGGAACTGCTCGTTGTTGCCCCACTCGTCGTAAAGTTCGTTTACAAATTCGCGGATTGTGAGTGGAGCCATAACCCGCACTTGCGCTTCGTGAAGGACCTGCCAGGATGCATAAGCATTCCAGGCCGCGTAGATTGGCATACCTGCCAGATCGGTAACCTGCCGTAACGCAAAACGGCCTAAGAAGCGCTTTAACAAAAACTTCAGAACCAGATTGGTTAGAGCCGCTTTAACAACATTCAGTACAAAAAAGATAGTGAGTCCCCAACGCGGCATGTTCAGGTAAGGATCGATGCCAAAGCGCAAAATGCCCCGGTTCGTTTTTTCCAGTGCGGCACTAGCAAGCGCTTGCAGATGGCGATCATATTGCGCATCGTGAGCACGAGGAAACTGGCATACCTGCATGATTGTCTTAACGCCCAGCAGATTCAATCCGACCAACAAATTGATCTCGATGTAGACCAGCAACAGGCCATACAAGGCTGTGATGATAGGTACGTAATAAGTCGTTCCAAAAATGGGAATCGGGGTGTTCTGAAAAAAATCCGGCCACGTATACTGCGGAATATACAACAGTAAAACGCCCATAATACCCAATAGAGCCGCCAGGGTGAGCGTCAAAATTTTTGTGCGCCGAATTATGCGGCTTTCAACGGGATTAAGTACGTACGGCTCATCAGTCGGATGCGATGTGTCGAGTGCCTGCCGCAGATAGCGCATGGCCAGATGGTCGAGGGGACCAAAACTGTTATTCGGTGGCCGGGTTGACATGATCGTAGAGTGACAGTGGATTTATTTCTACAACTAGTGAAAGGGCCGGGTTGTTAGCAAAAAGTGTACAAATCATCAAAGCTTTTGACTGATTTCAATCGAGAGGGATTAGGACGAAATACTTGGCAACTTTCGGCGATAGAGCGCTACTTACTACTCAGTAAAATTTAAGCGGGGAGTGCTTTACAAAAAAAGCACTCCTTATGTTGAGGTTAGTACGCATTCTCTTTTGCTGTCTGATCGTCGGACAAATACGCGCACAAAGCGTAGCTCCACCAAAAAGCAAGCCGTCAACTCAGCAGGTACGTGACGAAATGCAGGAAGCGGTTCAGGCTTTCCTACAAACGTTGTCCCCAGCCCAACGGCAGCAAGCAATCTTCGCCTTCGATGATCCCGAGCGGTTCAACTGGCACTTTGTTCCGAGAGAACGCAAAGGATTACCCCTAAAGCAAATGACTCCTGAGCAGCGTCGGGCTGCTATGGCGATGCTCAAGACGGGGCTTAGCCAGCAGGGATACGATAAAGCATCGTCTATAATGGATACGGAAAACGTGTTACGAGTCATCGATAACCGTCCGCCCAACGATACGTACCGTGATCCAGAAAATTACGCGTTTACCGTGTTCGGCGATCCGACGACCAAAAATCCGTGGAGCTGGCGGGTCGAAGGGCATCACCTATCGCTTCAGTTTTTGTCTCTGACAGGACGCGTACTTGCCCAGACACCTACGTTCTTTGGTAGTAATCCGGGCGTTCTGGAATACGACACCCACATGGCCGATAAGCGGATGTCTGACCCGCGCGTTCAGAATCTCCCCCAGAAAGGGCGGCAAATTTTGAAACAGGAAACCGAACGAGCGTTTTCACTGCTAAAAACGCTTGATTCTGAACAGCGTAAGAAAGCAGTACTGGCTACTGTCGCTTACCCCGACATTATTACGAGCAATCGGCGGAAGGCATCGATAGAAAAGATGGATGGTCTGACATTGTCAGACATGAACGCCGACCAGCGTAAGTTATTTCTGGAACTGCTACAGATCTACTTAAACAACTACCGAATCACGCTGGCCAACCAGCAGATGGCCAAGCTACAGAAATCAGGTCTGGACAGTTTACGCTTTGCCTGGGCTGGCGATTTGACGCCCGAATTAGGGGAGGGTAAGGGCTGGTATTACCGCATTCATGGCCCGACGATCTTGATTGAGTATGACAATACGCAGACCAACGCCAATCATATTCACACGGTTGTGCGTGACTTAACCAACGATTTTGGTGAAGATCTGCTGAAAGAGCATTATCAGAACAGCACGCACGGCAAGCCCTGAACGTTAGAAAGTTAATAAATCGCACCGATTGTATCTACCTATATGAATGAGTTAACGCGCCGACACTTTTTGCAGACAACCTTAGGGATGTTTGCCGCTATGGGTACAGCAACAGCCTCACGTTCGTACAGACCCAAGCCGTTATTAGCTTTTTCAACACTGGGTTGCCCGAAGTGGTCGCTGGAAACGAGTTTGGATGCAGCCGCAAAAAATGGCTACGACGGTATCGAAATTCGGGGTATCGCGGGCGTGCTGGACTTAACCAAAAGCCCTGCTTTTGACAGTGCGGAGCATGTTGCCAGTAGCCGCCGACTTGCCGCCGACAAAGGCGTGAAAATCATCAATCTGGGTGCGTCAACGCAACTGCATCATGCTGACGCGGCAACCCGCCAACGCCATCTGGATGAAGCAAAACGATTTATCACGCTGGCCGATCAGTTGGCCTGTCCCTACGTCCGGGTGTTTCCCAACGATATACCCAAGAACGAAGAGCGCCGACCCACCATTGATCGAATTACGCAAGGGCTGACCGAACTGGCTGATTATGCAAAAGGTAGTCAGGTAAGTATACTGCTCGAAACCCATGGTGACGGCGTTCAGCCCAACGAATTAGTGGGCATGATGCAAGCGGTCAAATCACCCAAAGTGGGCCTGATCTGGGATGTTTTCAACATGTGGTCCGTCACTAAAGAGCCGCCTGCCCAGGCGTACGCAACCTTAAAGCCTTATATCCGGCACGTCCACATCAAAGACGCAAAACTGGTGAATGGGGCGTACCATTATGTACCGTTAGGTCAGGGAGAGTCCCCAATTTTTGACGCTATCACGGCCTTGGCAGATGGAGGCTACAAAGGGTATTACAGCCTGGAATGGGAAAAAATGTGGCATCCTGATCTGGAAGAGCCCGAAGTTGTTTTTCCGCAGTACCCCAAAATTTTTAATCAGTTTTATGCTTCGGGTAACAAGCCTGGACAAAGCAAATAGGGCCGTTGATAATCCTTTTCAAACGTTGGCCTTTTTGACTATTCTGAGAAATAAGTGTGCCATTTAACAACTTTTAAGTCCTACTGCTGCTTGTTTCTTCGTAATTTGTGAATATTTTTTTGTTACCAATTCATGAAGAAACTCCTTATCAGCGCGTCTGTCTGTCTGTTTTCCATAGCAGCAACGGCGCAGGAAACGCAGTGGTATCTGCGGGATAAAACCGATAACACAGCTGGCATCAGCGTTGAACGTACCTACCGCGAGTTGCTCAAAGACCGGAAACCCACGCCTGTAATTGTCGCAGTGATCGACGGTGGTATCGACACAACGCATGAAGATCTGAAGCGAGTATTGTGGATCAATCCAAAAGAGGTTGCAGGTAACGGCAAGGATGATGATAATAATGGCTACGTAGACGATGTGCATGGCTGGAACTTCATCGGTGGTAAAGATGGGCGTAACGTTAGTTATGAAACGGCGGAAGTAACCCGGCTTTACGCGCAGCTCAAGCCAAAGTACGAAGGAAAAACCCGCTCTTCGCTGAAACCCGATCAGCAGAAAGAGTACGATCTGTACGTAAAAACAAAAGCGGAAGTCGAGAAAAATCAGGCGCAGTACAAAGCGCAATACCAGGGTATCAGCCAGTTTTACGAGCAGTACACCACCGCCGTTGACGTGTTGAAAAAAGCGCTGAATGTTACAAAGCTTGACACGACTACGTTGCAAAAAGCCGCTGATACACTGACGGACGCTAACCTTAAACGGCCTGTGGCGGGTATCCTGCGTCTGTTGAAGCAGCAGGGAGCCTCCGACGCTGACGCCGTCACCAGCGAACTGGAAAAGGCCAACGAGCAACTAAAGTCGCGGGCGGAGTATAACTACAACCCAGATTTCGACAGCCGGGCTATCGTAGGTGATAATCCAAACGATATGAACCAGCGTGATTACGGCAATGCCGACATCGCTGGACCCCGGGCCGATCATGGCACGCACGTTGCCGGAATCATCGGCGCTGACCGGACTAACAATCTGGGTATTATGGGCATTTCTGATGCGGTTCAGATCATGGGTGTTCGGGCCGTTCCCGATGGCGATGAGCGCGACAAAGACATTGCCAATGCAATCCGCTATGCCGTCGATAACGGCGCGCAAATCATCAATATGAGCTTTGGCAAAGACTACTCGCCCCAGCGTAAAACAGTTGAAGATGCCGAGCGTTACGCACTATCGAAAGGGGTTCTGATGGTTCATGCGGCTGGCAACGACGGAAAGGACATCGACACGGCGGCCAACTATCCGGCTCCTCGCTTTATGGATGGCAAAGAAATTCCGAACGTGATTACGGTTGGCGCTAGTGCCGAAACGAATAACAGCGAGCTGGTTGCCAGCTTTTCGAACTACGGGAAGCAAACGGTAGACGTTTTCGCGCCGGGTAAAGATATTTACTCGACCGTACCGGGCAGCAAATACGAAAATAACAGTGGCACCAGCATGGCGTCTCCAGTGGTAGCAGGCGTTGCGGCTGTTCTTAAGTCGTACTTCCCCAAGCTTACCTATGCCGACATCAAGCGAATTATCATGCAATCGGCGACACCTTACAAGACTAAAGTGCGTCGGCCCGAATCAACCGACACGGTCGAATTTTCGAGCTTGTCGAAAACGGGTGGTGTCGTAAATCTGTACGATGCGGTTAAACTGGCGCTTGCTCAGGAAGGGAGCGCGAGCAAAGGAAAATAAGCGAACGAACGGATTTATTGATGAGGCCAGCTATCGCTAAAGGGCGGTGGCTGGTCTTTTTGTTTTGACGTTTGAACAAGGCCCGAAAAATGAGTAGAACGTAACGGGCTGATTCGATAAAACCTATTGGTCTTATGGAAACTCCCCTTGGCTGTTTTACGTTGTTCCTTAGAATAAGCCAACCGCAACGCGGCCCGATTCCAACGTGACTGAAGAAAAAACAACAAATCGGCGTTCTGAACTTACCGATATTGATCTGACGGGTTTTGACCAGATTGAAGTGCTGGGCGCCCGCGAACATAATCTAAAAAATATCGACGTTACAATTCCCCGCAACAAGCTGGTTGTTGTAACCGGAATCAGCGGTAGCGGCAAGTCGTCGCTGGCGTTCGATACCATTTACGCCGAAGGCCAACGGCGCTACATGGAAAGCTTCTCTGCGTACGCCCGTTCGTTTATCGGTGATATGGAGCGACCCGACGTAGACAAAATCAACGGGCTGAGTCCGGTAATTTCCATCGAGCAAAAGACCACGTCTAAAAACCCCCGCTCAACGGTTGGAACCACGACGGAGATTTATGACTTCCTGCGGCTATTCTACGCCCGCGCTGGCGAAGCGTTCTCCTACGTGACAGGGCGCAAGATGGAGCGCCAATCGCAGGACCAGATTATCGACACGATTTTAGGTCAATACGCCGGTCAGAAATTAACCTTACTGGCTCCCGTTATCAAAGGCCGGAAAGGACACTACCGCGAACTGTTTGTGCAGATCGCCAAGACGGGCTACACCAAAGTTCGCGTTGACGGCGTCGTGCAGGACATTGTTCCGAAGATGCAACTGGACCGCTACAAAATTCACGACATCGAAATTGTCATTGACCGCATCATTCCAAAACCCGACGATCGGTTTCGGCTGAGTCAGTCCGTGCAGACGGCCTTGAAGCAAGGGAAAGGAGCGATGCAGATGCTCGACGGAGAAGGACAGCTGGTCTATTTCTCCCAGAACCTGATGGACCCCGAATCGGGTATCAGCTACGACGAGCCTTCACCGAACTCGTTCTCGTTTAACTCACCGTATGGTGCCTGTCCCGTTTGTAATGGTCTCGGCGTTATCGAAGAAATTACGGAAGAGTCGGTTATTCCGGATAAATCATTGAGTATCAGTCGGGGTGCTATTGCGCCGTTGGGCGAGTATCGGGAGTTGTGGATTTTCAAGGAAATCGAAGCGATTCTAAAGAAATACAAACTCAATCTGACAACGCCCGTTTCCAAGTTCCCACCGGAGTTGCTTCACGCGCTGATGAATGGCACCGATGATGAGTCGGCTGCTCCGTCGAAAAAGCCGTCTGGTGAAGATGCGTATAATTTCAAGTTCGAAGGCATTGTAAACTTCCTTAAGCGGCAACAGGAAAACAGTACCGATAAGATTCAGGAGTGGCTCAAAGACTTCATGGTTGTCAAGTCCTGCCCTGAATGCCACGGTGCCCGGTTGAAAAAAGAATCGCTGAATTTTAAAATCGACCAGAAAAACATTTCCGAGCTGGCCCGTATGGACATTTCGGAACTGACCACCTGGTTCGATGGGCTAGAAGACCGCCTGAGTGATCGGCAGAATGTCATTGCGAAAGAGATCCTCAAAGAAATTCGCAAGCGTATTGGTTTCCTGCTCGATATCGGTCTAGACTACCTCACCCTCGACCGGGCGTTGCGGACGCTGTCGGGTGGCGAAGCGCAGCGTATTCGCTTGGCTACACAAATCGGAACGCAGCTGGTGGGCGTCCTGTACATCATGGATGAACCGAGCATCGGACTGCACCAGCGCGATAACGTGAAGCTGATCGATTCGCTCAAGAACCTGCGCGATCTGGGCAACACGGTTCTGGTAGTTGAGCACGATAAGGACATGATGCTTGAGTCCGATTTTATCTTGGATATCGGCCCTGGTGCCGGTCGGCATGGTGGTCAGGTGGTCGGTATCGGAACCCCCGAAGAGTTTTTGAAAAATGGTAGTACAACGGCAGATTACCTCAGCGGTCGTCGGGCCATCGAGGTTCCTGTCGAACGGCGCAAAGGAAATGGTAAGTTCTTGATCATCAAGAATGCAACCGGCCATAACCTGAAGAACGTAACGCTGAAATTGCCACTCGG contains the following coding sequences:
- the mutY gene encoding A/G-specific adenine glycosylase, with product MNWQSDLNVNETVFVPSLEHWYEYHKRDLPWRHTRDPYSIWLSEVILQQTRVAQGKPYYERFLKTYPTVQDMARADERELLRLWQGLGYYSRARNLHQTARYVTDELNGKFPDTYHDLLKMKGIGVYTAAAVASFAFGERVPVVDGNVYRVLARVFGINEDITTTGAKKTFAALATRLIQQANDPATYNQAIMEFGAIQCTPVAPDCLLCPVQQQCVAYLTGQQHRLPVKAKKAPVRERYFQYLIFRNGDKVAMRERTDRDIWQNLYDFCLIETDEPKAMLRDLPLPNLVNELVMQGVFATMPTEATQLLSHQRIKATFYEIDLPDKLADQLPMGLQWYSTSEAGQLPKPVLITNYLEKSLG
- a CDS encoding single-stranded DNA-binding protein → MASLNKVIIIGNVGNDPEVRYLDGGSVVAKFSVATNERYTTRTGEQVESTEWFRVEVWNDQAKTIEKYVRKGQQIYVEGRLRTETYTDREGKERFSLGVRATTFQFLSGPNDRQDGASYEAPAQQSAPAPRQQPVAQAAPAPRPQAAPAPQPAAAPERRRQPDPVPFESNSGDDDLPF
- the gldE gene encoding gliding motility-associated protein GldE; this translates as MDPSSDPLPRQVLSAADGWSTYFDLYAPYAALILLLLVLAGLVSASEAAFFSLSPDDRAQCRSSVQPSDQRIANLLDRPKRLLASLVIFNNLLNIAIVVIVTYLTWEFLEAYHASGWILSGVTLVVTLAIVLFGEIVPKVYASQNNITVARRTAPLAQIGLAVFRPLAMLLVNFSNQIDRRVERRGYKLSVEELSQAVELTGTNATTEEKEILKGIVNFSNLTARQVMRARLDISAIEDDLTFSELMTQINASGYSRVPVYKESLDQIEGILYIKDLLPHLHEDDSFQWQTLVRPAFFIPENKKVDDLLQDFQKRRVHMAVVVDEYGGTRGLVTLEDIIEEIFGDINDEFDDETPLGYRREDERTVVFEGKVPITDVCRVLNVDATTFESVQGDSESLGGLLLELFSRLPKSGDETTYAGFTFHVLSADDKRINEVRVTKDDAVEVS
- a CDS encoding LBF_2804 family protein; this encodes MSTRPPNNSFGPLDHLAMRYLRQALDTSHPTDEPYVLNPVESRIIRRTKILTLTLAALLGIMGVLLLYIPQYTWPDFFQNTPIPIFGTTYYVPIITALYGLLLVYIEINLLVGLNLLGVKTIMQVCQFPRAHDAQYDRHLQALASAALEKTNRGILRFGIDPYLNMPRWGLTIFFVLNVVKAALTNLVLKFLLKRFLGRFALRQVTDLAGMPIYAAWNAYASWQVLHEAQVRVMAPLTIREFVNELYDEWGNNEQFRPLILEALQYVAILKRQYNYAHFLLTETLVDRFNLRTNVTLTGHFVEQAANAPDEVRRSLERLIVFGVLVDGKLSWVEKQRLRQLRAKNFLTYSASDIQRIGEDYNRGKGLWV
- a CDS encoding DUF3500 domain-containing protein, encoding MLRLVRILFCCLIVGQIRAQSVAPPKSKPSTQQVRDEMQEAVQAFLQTLSPAQRQQAIFAFDDPERFNWHFVPRERKGLPLKQMTPEQRRAAMAMLKTGLSQQGYDKASSIMDTENVLRVIDNRPPNDTYRDPENYAFTVFGDPTTKNPWSWRVEGHHLSLQFLSLTGRVLAQTPTFFGSNPGVLEYDTHMADKRMSDPRVQNLPQKGRQILKQETERAFSLLKTLDSEQRKKAVLATVAYPDIITSNRRKASIEKMDGLTLSDMNADQRKLFLELLQIYLNNYRITLANQQMAKLQKSGLDSLRFAWAGDLTPELGEGKGWYYRIHGPTILIEYDNTQTNANHIHTVVRDLTNDFGEDLLKEHYQNSTHGKP
- a CDS encoding sugar phosphate isomerase/epimerase family protein; its protein translation is MNELTRRHFLQTTLGMFAAMGTATASRSYRPKPLLAFSTLGCPKWSLETSLDAAAKNGYDGIEIRGIAGVLDLTKSPAFDSAEHVASSRRLAADKGVKIINLGASTQLHHADAATRQRHLDEAKRFITLADQLACPYVRVFPNDIPKNEERRPTIDRITQGLTELADYAKGSQVSILLETHGDGVQPNELVGMMQAVKSPKVGLIWDVFNMWSVTKEPPAQAYATLKPYIRHVHIKDAKLVNGAYHYVPLGQGESPIFDAITALADGGYKGYYSLEWEKMWHPDLEEPEVVFPQYPKIFNQFYASGNKPGQSK
- a CDS encoding S8 family peptidase, translated to MKKLLISASVCLFSIAATAQETQWYLRDKTDNTAGISVERTYRELLKDRKPTPVIVAVIDGGIDTTHEDLKRVLWINPKEVAGNGKDDDNNGYVDDVHGWNFIGGKDGRNVSYETAEVTRLYAQLKPKYEGKTRSSLKPDQQKEYDLYVKTKAEVEKNQAQYKAQYQGISQFYEQYTTAVDVLKKALNVTKLDTTTLQKAADTLTDANLKRPVAGILRLLKQQGASDADAVTSELEKANEQLKSRAEYNYNPDFDSRAIVGDNPNDMNQRDYGNADIAGPRADHGTHVAGIIGADRTNNLGIMGISDAVQIMGVRAVPDGDERDKDIANAIRYAVDNGAQIINMSFGKDYSPQRKTVEDAERYALSKGVLMVHAAGNDGKDIDTAANYPAPRFMDGKEIPNVITVGASAETNNSELVASFSNYGKQTVDVFAPGKDIYSTVPGSKYENNSGTSMASPVVAGVAAVLKSYFPKLTYADIKRIIMQSATPYKTKVRRPESTDTVEFSSLSKTGGVVNLYDAVKLALAQEGSASKGK
- the uvrA gene encoding excinuclease ABC subunit UvrA, producing the protein MTEEKTTNRRSELTDIDLTGFDQIEVLGAREHNLKNIDVTIPRNKLVVVTGISGSGKSSLAFDTIYAEGQRRYMESFSAYARSFIGDMERPDVDKINGLSPVISIEQKTTSKNPRSTVGTTTEIYDFLRLFYARAGEAFSYVTGRKMERQSQDQIIDTILGQYAGQKLTLLAPVIKGRKGHYRELFVQIAKTGYTKVRVDGVVQDIVPKMQLDRYKIHDIEIVIDRIIPKPDDRFRLSQSVQTALKQGKGAMQMLDGEGQLVYFSQNLMDPESGISYDEPSPNSFSFNSPYGACPVCNGLGVIEEITEESVIPDKSLSISRGAIAPLGEYRELWIFKEIEAILKKYKLNLTTPVSKFPPELLHALMNGTDDESAAPSKKPSGEDAYNFKFEGIVNFLKRQQENSTDKIQEWLKDFMVVKSCPECHGARLKKESLNFKIDQKNISELARMDISELTTWFDGLEDRLSDRQNVIAKEILKEIRKRIGFLLDIGLDYLTLDRALRTLSGGEAQRIRLATQIGTQLVGVLYIMDEPSIGLHQRDNVKLIDSLKNLRDLGNTVLVVEHDKDMMLESDFILDIGPGAGRHGGQVVGIGTPEEFLKNGSTTADYLSGRRAIEVPVERRKGNGKFLIIKNATGHNLKNVTLKLPLGKMVTITGVSGSGKSSLIHETLFPVLNRHFYKSKREPLPFKTVDGLEHLDKVIEVDQSPIGRTPRSNPATYTGMFSEIRTLFAELPEAKIRGYKPGRFSFNVKGGRCEDCEGAGMKKIEMEFLPDVHVMCETCKGKRFNRETLEVRFKGKSIADVLDMTVEQALDFFASQPKILRKVQTLNDVGLGYITLGQHATTLSGGEAQRVKLAEELSKKDTGKTLYILDEPTTGLHFQDIAHLLDVLNKLADKGNTVLIIEHNLDVIKVSDHLIDLGPEGGNKGGNIIAEGTPEKVADVQGSYTGKFLKLELAG